A genomic segment from Variovorax paradoxus B4 encodes:
- a CDS encoding aspartate/glutamate racemase family protein → MNTSRPHRIGLIVPSSNTTMETEIPAMLRAREAVLPERFSFHSSRMRMQEVTREQLAAMDRDSDRCAIELSDARVDVMGYACLVAIMSMGHGYHRESQQRLHQVTADNDAPTPVITSAGALVEGLQAMGAKRVSIIAPYMKPLTRMVIGYLENEGIEVIDSVSLEIPDNLAVGARDPAAPAELWKKLNVQGADAIVASACVQMPSLASIPLIEQASGLPVVSSAACTTWSLLKALGLERRTPHAGALLSGRY, encoded by the coding sequence ATGAATACTTCTCGACCCCATCGAATCGGCCTCATCGTGCCAAGCTCCAACACCACGATGGAGACTGAGATCCCCGCGATGCTGCGTGCACGCGAGGCGGTGCTGCCCGAACGCTTCAGCTTCCATTCCAGCCGGATGCGAATGCAAGAAGTGACCCGCGAACAACTGGCCGCGATGGACCGCGACTCCGATCGCTGCGCCATCGAACTCTCGGACGCGCGCGTGGACGTCATGGGCTATGCCTGCCTGGTGGCCATCATGAGCATGGGCCATGGCTACCACCGCGAATCTCAGCAGCGACTGCACCAGGTCACGGCAGACAACGATGCACCAACGCCGGTGATCACCAGCGCGGGTGCGCTCGTCGAAGGTCTGCAAGCGATGGGCGCCAAGCGCGTGTCCATCATCGCGCCCTACATGAAGCCGCTTACTCGCATGGTCATCGGCTATCTCGAGAACGAAGGCATTGAGGTGATCGACAGTGTGTCGCTGGAGATTCCCGACAACCTGGCGGTGGGCGCGCGCGATCCCGCGGCGCCGGCCGAGCTCTGGAAGAAGTTGAACGTCCAGGGCGCCGATGCGATCGTCGCCTCGGCTTGCGTGCAGATGCCGTCGCTGGCCTCCATTCCGCTGATCGAGCAGGCCAGCGGCCTGCCGGTCGTGTCCAGCGCCGCATGCACGACCTGGTCGTTGCTCAAGGCGCTGGGTCTGGAGCGCCGCACCCCGCATGCGGGTGCGCTCCTGTCCGGACGCTACTGA
- a CDS encoding LysR substrate-binding domain-containing protein encodes MELRQLRYFTVLASELNFTRAAAKLHVSQPPLSFQIGNLETELGARLFHRTSRSVELSEAGKAFLPHARAVLARLEEASSHVRSVASGLEGRVHLGLSGSHFLGPLPAFIRIFGEARPGVEVVLHELRPIDSLLALREGRVDISVSRSVSTDDQLSSHLLWRDPVVAALPRGHRLAVRKTLRLAELKDDDFVFLRLDSSAFAQRLFGACVESGFTPRIVQQVVEVPAVVNLVAAGLGVALVPVSMARLRADAVAICKLGAGTPSGDVHALMRAAEQQPAVREFAQALLAWAASYVAPERRSR; translated from the coding sequence ATGGAACTCCGTCAGCTGCGCTACTTCACCGTGCTTGCCTCCGAGCTAAATTTCACGCGCGCAGCGGCGAAGCTGCACGTGTCGCAGCCACCGCTGAGCTTTCAGATCGGCAACCTCGAAACTGAATTGGGCGCACGCCTGTTTCACCGCACCAGTCGCAGCGTAGAGCTGAGCGAAGCGGGCAAGGCATTCTTGCCGCACGCGCGCGCCGTACTGGCGCGGCTGGAAGAAGCGAGCAGCCATGTCCGCTCGGTGGCCAGCGGGCTGGAGGGACGCGTACATCTAGGCCTCTCCGGCTCGCATTTCCTGGGGCCGCTGCCAGCTTTTATTCGAATATTTGGCGAAGCGCGACCTGGCGTGGAGGTGGTGTTGCACGAACTGCGCCCGATCGACAGCCTGCTGGCCTTGCGCGAAGGCCGCGTGGACATCAGCGTCTCGCGCAGCGTGTCGACCGACGATCAGCTCTCCAGCCATCTGCTGTGGCGCGACCCGGTGGTGGCAGCCTTGCCGCGCGGCCATCGACTGGCGGTACGCAAAACGTTGCGGCTGGCAGAACTCAAAGACGACGATTTCGTCTTCCTGCGGTTGGATTCGTCCGCATTTGCGCAGCGTCTGTTCGGCGCCTGCGTGGAATCAGGTTTCACGCCACGCATCGTGCAGCAGGTGGTAGAGGTGCCTGCGGTCGTGAACCTGGTCGCCGCAGGACTAGGTGTTGCCCTTGTACCGGTGTCCATGGCGCGCTTGCGCGCAGATGCTGTGGCAATCTGCAAATTGGGCGCTGGCACGCCGTCCGGCGACGTTCACGCCTTGATGCGTGCTGCCGAGCAGCAGCCCGCGGTGCGGGAATTTGCGCAGGCACTTCTAGCGTGGGCGGCAAGCTACGTGGCTCCCGAGCGCCGATCGAGATAA
- a CDS encoding AMP-binding protein, translating to MRVIDFFDRGVQLDPERVFVKDSAAQYTYGEAAQLSHQAADAMRRAGIPDGAHVAIYAPNSALTLIAMLGVLRGGHVWVPINARNARLENVAVIRIQ from the coding sequence ATGCGAGTCATCGATTTCTTTGACCGCGGCGTGCAGCTGGATCCGGAGCGGGTGTTCGTGAAGGACTCCGCCGCGCAGTACACCTACGGCGAAGCGGCACAATTGAGTCATCAGGCGGCTGACGCGATGCGTCGAGCGGGTATCCCGGATGGCGCGCACGTCGCCATCTACGCGCCCAATAGCGCACTGACGCTGATCGCCATGCTGGGCGTGCTCCGTGGCGGTCATGTGTGGGTGCCGATCAATGCGCGCAATGCGCGTTTGGAAAACGTCGCTGTCATTCGCATCCAATAA